The Arcobacter sp. LA11 genome includes a region encoding these proteins:
- a CDS encoding ABC transporter ATP-binding protein, with product MVNNEILLDVKDLEVSYGAIAAIKGINIHVRRGEVVTILGANGAGKTTTLQTISGLLKAKAGHIVFDKNDITKCEAHDIVALGMSHSPEGRRVFGTLTVEENLMMGAYTLKDHDKETLEWIYDILPRLKERRKQFAGTLSGGEQQMLAIGRAIMSKPKLLILDEPSLGLAPILIKAIFKAVKEIAQSGVTVLLVEQNAKAALKLADRAYVLEVGKITHEGTAEELLNSKKIQEAYLGKKH from the coding sequence ATGGTAAATAACGAAATATTACTTGATGTAAAAGATTTAGAAGTAAGTTATGGAGCTATCGCTGCTATTAAAGGAATCAATATTCATGTAAGACGTGGTGAAGTAGTAACAATTCTTGGAGCTAATGGTGCTGGGAAAACTACAACTTTACAGACCATATCTGGTCTTTTAAAAGCTAAAGCTGGACATATTGTTTTTGATAAAAATGATATTACAAAGTGTGAAGCACATGATATTGTTGCTCTTGGTATGTCTCATTCTCCTGAAGGAAGAAGAGTATTTGGAACACTTACTGTAGAAGAAAATCTAATGATGGGTGCTTATACACTTAAAGATCATGATAAAGAGACTTTAGAATGGATTTATGACATTTTACCAAGACTTAAAGAAAGGCGAAAACAATTTGCTGGAACACTTTCTGGTGGTGAACAACAAATGCTGGCAATTGGTCGTGCAATCATGTCAAAACCAAAACTTTTAATTCTAGATGAACCAAGTTTAGGACTTGCTCCAATTTTGATAAAAGCAATTTTTAAGGCTGTAAAAGAGATTGCACAAAGTGGAGTAACAGTACTTTTAGTTGAGCAAAATGCAAAAGCAGCTCTGAAATTAGCCGATCGTGCGTATGTTTTAGAAGTAGGTAAAATTACCCATGAAGGAACAGCTGAAGAACTTCTAAATTCTAAGAAGATTCAAGAAGCTTATTTAGGAAAAAAACACTAA
- a CDS encoding DUF523 domain-containing protein, translated as MKILISSCLLGEDVRYDGENSSIAYGSSFTFAQKELFMDILCENEIYSFCPEVSGGLPTPREAAEIISRTKPFIVQTKEKTDVTINFLIGAKNAFELCQSEDIKVALLKSKSPSCGNEKIYDGTFSGNLIEGQGLTAKLLIENGVVVFNENQLEKFKEFLKTS; from the coding sequence ATGAAGATTTTAATTTCATCTTGTCTTTTAGGTGAAGATGTAAGATATGATGGAGAAAATTCATCAATAGCATACGGTAGTTCTTTCACTTTTGCTCAAAAAGAACTTTTCATGGATATTCTTTGTGAAAATGAAATATACTCTTTTTGCCCTGAAGTTTCAGGTGGATTGCCAACACCAAGAGAAGCTGCTGAGATAATAAGTAGAACAAAGCCTTTTATTGTACAAACTAAAGAAAAAACTGATGTTACAATTAATTTTTTAATTGGTGCAAAAAATGCTTTTGAACTTTGTCAAAGTGAAGATATAAAAGTAGCACTTTTAAAATCAAAATCTCCTTCATGTGGAAATGAAAAAATATATGATGGAACATTTAGTGGAAATTTAATTGAAGGACAAGGGTTAACTGCAAAATTATTGATTGAAAATGGTGTTGTAGTTTTTAATGAAAATCAGTTAGAAAAATTTAAAGAGTTTTTGAAAACTTCTTAA
- a CDS encoding DMT family transporter — protein sequence MTNKTKGTILVLICVALWAMIPPAAKFAQSSLDNHQFLFWSSLISFICLFFTAIFKQKVSEIKKYSRKDWLSVVILGLLGTYVYYLFLYLGYKEAKGLEVLVVQYTWPISIVVFSLFLLKERLTVRKTIAVLLGFFGVLIVLTKGNFSNVHVDNFSVIMLVLLGASSFALFSVLSKKIHLEPISVTSIYFLSATIASLFSMFYFSSFAMPTLNEWFPILLNGVFLNGFSYLLWINALKMTEASYLAPFVFITPILSAIYLILLFDEPIKLVYVVGLICVVIAGLVNSYKLKKED from the coding sequence ATGACAAATAAAACTAAAGGAACAATACTTGTTCTTATATGTGTAGCTCTTTGGGCTATGATACCTCCTGCAGCTAAGTTTGCACAATCATCTTTAGATAATCATCAATTTCTTTTTTGGTCAAGTTTAATATCTTTTATTTGTTTATTCTTCACTGCTATTTTTAAACAAAAAGTTAGTGAAATCAAAAAGTATTCACGAAAAGATTGGCTAAGTGTTGTTATTTTAGGCCTTTTAGGAACATATGTTTATTATCTATTTTTATATCTTGGATATAAAGAAGCTAAAGGTTTAGAAGTCCTTGTTGTGCAGTATACTTGGCCTATATCAATTGTGGTGTTTTCTCTTTTTTTATTAAAAGAGAGATTAACTGTAAGAAAAACAATAGCAGTATTGTTAGGTTTTTTTGGAGTACTTATTGTTCTTACAAAAGGTAACTTCTCAAATGTTCATGTGGATAATTTTTCTGTAATTATGTTGGTTCTTTTAGGAGCTTCTTCTTTTGCATTATTTTCTGTTTTAAGCAAAAAAATTCATTTAGAACCTATTTCAGTTACTTCTATATATTTTTTAAGTGCAACAATTGCATCTCTTTTTTCTATGTTTTATTTTTCTTCTTTTGCAATGCCAACTTTAAATGAGTGGTTTCCTATACTATTAAATGGTGTATTTTTAAATGGTTTTTCGTATCTTTTATGGATTAATGCATTGAAAATGACAGAAGCATCTTATTTAGCACCATTTGTATTTATAACACCAATTTTATCGGCTATTTATTTGATTTTGTTATTTGATGAACCAATTAAGTTAGTTTATGTAGTTGGATTAATTTGTGTAGTTATTGCAGGTTTGGTAAATAGTTATAAGTTAAAAAAGGAAGATTAG
- a CDS encoding ATP-binding protein, producing MIELSKKISKLVGKTNAEYGLIKEGDKVLVGFSGGKDSTTLIHALKRLKSVTPFDFEFKAVTITYGMGEQVQFLADHCKEHGIEHEIVDTEIFELAGEKIRKNSSFCSFFSRMRRGYIYTTALEQGYNKVALGHHLDDAMESFFMNFLYSGALRSMPPIYKAENGLEVIRPLIFCRERQLRAFADTNELTVIGDEACPGLRFDVKMPHARAATKELLAKLEEENPKMFVSMKAAFNNIQPSTFFSKEHLDRED from the coding sequence TTGATAGAACTTAGTAAAAAAATATCTAAATTAGTTGGTAAAACAAATGCTGAATATGGCTTAATAAAAGAAGGGGATAAAGTTCTTGTAGGTTTCTCAGGTGGGAAAGACTCAACAACTTTAATACATGCATTAAAAAGATTAAAAAGTGTTACTCCATTTGATTTTGAATTTAAAGCAGTAACGATTACATATGGAATGGGTGAACAAGTTCAGTTTTTAGCTGATCATTGTAAAGAACATGGAATTGAACATGAAATAGTAGATACTGAAATTTTTGAATTAGCTGGTGAAAAAATTAGAAAAAATTCATCTTTTTGTTCATTCTTTTCAAGAATGAGAAGAGGTTATATATATACAACTGCTTTAGAACAAGGTTATAATAAAGTAGCTTTAGGTCATCACTTAGATGATGCTATGGAATCATTTTTTATGAATTTTTTATATAGTGGAGCTTTAAGATCTATGCCTCCAATTTATAAAGCTGAAAATGGTTTAGAAGTGATAAGACCATTAATTTTTTGTAGAGAGAGACAATTAAGAGCATTTGCAGATACAAATGAGTTAACTGTAATTGGTGATGAAGCCTGTCCTGGACTTAGATTTGATGTAAAAATGCCACATGCAAGAGCTGCTACAAAAGAATTATTAGCAAAACTTGAAGAAGAAAATCCTAAAATGTTTGTTTCAATGAAGGCTGCTTTTAATAATATTCAACCATCTACATTCTTTTCAAAAGAACATTTAGATAGAGAAGACTAA
- a CDS encoding branched-chain amino acid ABC transporter permease: MNKTTLIAILFIVIMAFFPMLVDSAWLSIGITFLVFATVAFSQDIILGRAGVFNMGHAIFFGLGAYTTAILNVHFGFEIIATLPFAIIFPAIVAVLLAGPIIHLRGDYLLVATIGFNIIFEQVLSNDIFGLTGGPNGIFGIDVVRIFGYELFSDTAIYYIAFGLLLLTFLIIRNLDSSRYGRALYYIHKDEIAAKSMGINVPYFKLFAFALGAAIAGAAGSVFAIQYSAVSPESFSFMQSVMFFAIVLVGGSASLPGVIIGTFVMFVLPELFTEFKESRYLIFGAAMVLTMVLRPNGVWPASFGNIPNFLRPKKEEGAK, from the coding sequence ATGAATAAAACAACACTTATAGCTATTTTATTTATAGTAATAATGGCATTTTTTCCAATGTTAGTTGATTCTGCTTGGCTTTCAATTGGTATTACTTTTTTAGTATTTGCTACAGTAGCTTTTTCTCAAGATATTATCTTAGGACGTGCTGGTGTGTTTAATATGGGTCATGCAATTTTCTTTGGACTTGGTGCATATACAACAGCAATTTTAAATGTTCATTTTGGTTTTGAAATTATTGCTACTTTGCCATTTGCTATTATATTTCCAGCAATTGTTGCAGTTTTATTAGCCGGTCCAATTATTCACTTAAGAGGTGATTATCTATTAGTTGCAACTATTGGATTTAATATCATCTTTGAACAAGTTTTATCAAATGATATATTTGGATTAACTGGTGGACCAAATGGTATTTTTGGTATTGATGTAGTTAGAATCTTTGGATATGAATTATTCTCTGATACAGCAATTTATTATATTGCCTTTGGATTATTATTACTAACATTCTTAATCATTAGAAATTTAGATTCTTCAAGATATGGAAGAGCTTTATACTATATTCATAAAGATGAGATTGCAGCAAAATCTATGGGAATAAATGTTCCATATTTCAAACTATTTGCATTTGCATTAGGTGCAGCAATTGCAGGTGCTGCTGGTTCAGTTTTTGCTATCCAGTATTCAGCTGTTTCTCCTGAATCATTCTCTTTCATGCAATCAGTTATGTTCTTTGCAATTGTACTTGTAGGTGGTTCTGCATCACTTCCTGGTGTTATTATTGGAACATTTGTAATGTTTGTACTTCCAGAACTTTTTACAGAGTTTAAAGAGTCAAGATATTTAATCTTTGGTGCAGCAATGGTGCTTACAATGGTGCTTAGACCAAATGGTGTTTGGCCTGCAAGTTTTGGAAACATACCTAATTTTTTAAGGCCTAAAAAAGAAGAAGGAGCTAAATAA
- a CDS encoding bifunctional proline dehydrogenase/L-glutamate gamma-semialdehyde dehydrogenase, translated as MTNEQELINSAINLAQKWQNRATELVSDFDREFYVKMNKMLDHPKDKALLIELMDQCFRAQSNDRIANQIIFLLEKHGMAHFFTTKDKTLLWLFQNFGKYLPNLSVPMFVNQIREDTRTVVIKGEEKPFNAHLVQRKSEGTRVNINLIGEVVLGEEEAQERVQKYLKALSNPNIDYISIKISTIYSQINALDFDHTVEVLVDKLTRIYKQAQEHPYIAPDGTKSNKFINLDMEEYRDLDITVAVFKKTLEKEEFKNFYAGIVLQAYLPDSFNVQKDLTSWVKNRVENGGAPIKVRLVKGANMEMEETEASQKHWEMVTYTEKLDTDSNYKRMARFALQPQNAPFLHLGTASHNLFELAYATQLAEDNDVSKYHTLEMLEGMSEAARLAIKEISKEVILYAPTAAKEQFTNAIAYLVRRLDENTGPNNFIRYSFGLTVGSENWNMQKDLFIKSFEAEKTSFVGAKRTQNRLEEKWNDFKKSAYDTGVYEAEADTDFILPKNHEWARDIVKKWKFDKNTEHKIAPIVVGGEDITNDREIIEAIDKSQVQEGVLAGKFAIANAEDIKKSVEIASADVDGWRSKTHKQRHEILKEAAIKVRERRDDLIGIAAAEVGKVFTETDVEVSESVDFIEFYPYSAEYFDKYENLEFSGKGVGVVVPPWNFPVAIPLGGIAATLAAGNTVIIKPASVAALTAYEMCKCFWDAGVSKNTLQFLPCPGALAGEHLIPNKAVDFVILTGGEDTAYKMLETRPDLFLTAETGGKDATIVTNMADREQAVKNVCQSAFSNSGQKCSATSLLILEDEVYEDKDFRKALIDTANSMSVGSVWDFKNRIGTLANPVSGNLETAINSLETGEEWALKPSYSDDNKFMLKPAIKWGVKEGSFCHMNELFGPVLAVMRASNLAHAVDIVNSTGYGLTSGIESLDEREVTFWKKNIKAGNLYVNRGTTGAIVLRQPFGGLGKSAIGAGRKVGIFNYITQFVDFKEVSTPKTKKKYSNSLTQLIASYKDSESKEDFEKLELSLQSYLENYENEFSQEKDYCEVRGEDNHFRYLPLKNVLIRVSHNDTLFEAVSRILAARVAQVHFKVSIEQNNLVKSFLKDASKLFTPRDKMIEQTDAEFKSIIKNYDRVIYSNIKKVPKVVFEEAAKTATFIVRQAPMMEGRLELLNYFQEQSVSHSYHRYGNIGARGIN; from the coding sequence ATGACAAATGAGCAAGAACTTATAAATTCTGCCATAAACCTTGCCCAAAAATGGCAAAATAGAGCTACAGAGCTTGTAAGTGACTTTGATAGAGAATTCTATGTAAAAATGAATAAGATGCTAGACCATCCAAAAGATAAAGCACTTTTAATAGAACTAATGGATCAGTGTTTTAGAGCCCAATCAAACGATAGAATTGCTAATCAGATTATATTTTTACTTGAAAAACATGGAATGGCACACTTTTTTACAACAAAAGATAAAACACTATTATGGTTATTCCAAAACTTTGGTAAGTATTTACCGAACCTTTCAGTTCCAATGTTTGTAAATCAAATTAGAGAAGATACTAGAACAGTTGTAATAAAAGGTGAAGAAAAGCCTTTTAATGCACATTTAGTTCAAAGAAAATCAGAAGGAACAAGAGTAAATATCAATCTAATTGGTGAAGTGGTTCTTGGTGAAGAAGAAGCTCAAGAGAGAGTTCAAAAATATTTAAAAGCATTATCTAACCCAAATATTGACTATATTTCGATTAAAATTTCAACAATTTACTCTCAAATCAATGCATTAGATTTTGATCATACTGTTGAAGTTCTTGTAGATAAATTAACAAGAATTTATAAACAAGCGCAAGAACATCCTTATATTGCACCAGATGGTACAAAATCAAATAAATTTATCAATCTTGATATGGAAGAGTATAGAGATTTAGATATTACTGTTGCAGTATTTAAAAAGACTTTAGAAAAAGAAGAATTTAAAAATTTCTATGCTGGTATAGTACTTCAAGCATATCTACCTGATTCGTTTAATGTTCAAAAAGATTTAACTTCTTGGGTAAAAAATAGAGTAGAAAATGGTGGAGCACCTATTAAAGTTAGACTTGTAAAAGGTGCTAATATGGAGATGGAAGAGACTGAAGCATCTCAAAAACATTGGGAAATGGTTACTTATACTGAAAAATTAGATACAGATTCAAATTATAAAAGAATGGCAAGATTTGCACTTCAACCCCAAAATGCTCCTTTTTTACATTTAGGAACTGCATCTCATAATCTATTTGAATTAGCATATGCAACACAATTAGCTGAAGATAATGATGTATCAAAATATCATACTTTAGAGATGTTAGAAGGTATGAGTGAAGCTGCAAGGTTAGCAATAAAAGAGATTTCTAAAGAAGTTATTCTTTATGCTCCAACAGCTGCAAAAGAGCAATTTACAAATGCTATTGCTTACTTAGTTAGAAGGTTAGATGAAAATACTGGTCCAAATAACTTTATTAGATACTCTTTTGGTTTAACAGTTGGTTCAGAAAATTGGAATATGCAAAAAGATCTATTTATTAAATCTTTTGAAGCAGAAAAAACTTCTTTTGTTGGTGCGAAAAGAACTCAAAATAGATTAGAAGAAAAATGGAATGATTTTAAAAAGTCTGCATATGATACAGGTGTTTATGAAGCAGAAGCTGATACAGATTTTATATTACCTAAAAATCATGAATGGGCTAGAGATATAGTTAAAAAATGGAAGTTTGATAAAAATACAGAACATAAAATAGCTCCAATTGTAGTTGGTGGTGAAGATATAACTAATGACAGAGAGATTATTGAAGCAATAGACAAATCACAAGTTCAAGAGGGTGTATTAGCTGGAAAATTTGCTATTGCAAATGCTGAAGATATTAAAAAATCTGTTGAAATAGCAAGTGCAGATGTTGATGGATGGAGAAGTAAAACTCATAAACAAAGACATGAAATATTAAAAGAAGCAGCGATAAAAGTACGTGAAAGAAGAGATGATTTAATTGGTATAGCAGCAGCAGAAGTTGGTAAAGTATTTACTGAAACTGATGTTGAAGTATCAGAATCAGTTGATTTTATTGAATTTTATCCATATTCTGCAGAATACTTTGATAAATATGAGAATTTAGAGTTTAGTGGAAAAGGTGTTGGTGTGGTTGTTCCTCCTTGGAATTTCCCTGTAGCTATTCCTTTAGGTGGTATTGCAGCCACACTTGCCGCTGGAAATACTGTTATTATAAAACCTGCATCAGTTGCAGCTTTAACTGCATATGAAATGTGTAAATGTTTCTGGGATGCAGGAGTTTCGAAGAATACACTTCAATTCTTACCTTGCCCAGGAGCTTTAGCTGGTGAACATTTGATTCCAAATAAAGCAGTTGACTTTGTAATTTTAACTGGTGGTGAAGACACTGCTTATAAAATGTTAGAAACAAGACCTGATTTATTCTTAACAGCAGAGACTGGAGGAAAGGATGCTACTATTGTCACAAATATGGCAGATAGAGAACAAGCTGTTAAAAATGTATGTCAAAGTGCCTTTTCTAATTCAGGTCAAAAATGTTCTGCTACTTCATTACTTATACTTGAAGATGAAGTATATGAAGACAAAGATTTTAGAAAAGCATTAATTGATACTGCAAATTCAATGAGTGTGGGTTCTGTTTGGGATTTTAAAAATAGAATTGGAACTTTAGCAAATCCAGTTTCTGGTAATTTAGAAACTGCAATTAATTCTCTTGAAACAGGAGAAGAGTGGGCTTTAAAACCTTCTTATTCTGATGATAATAAGTTTATGTTAAAACCAGCAATAAAATGGGGTGTAAAAGAAGGAAGTTTCTGCCATATGAATGAATTATTTGGTCCAGTACTTGCTGTTATGAGAGCTAGTAATCTTGCCCATGCTGTTGATATTGTAAACTCTACAGGATATGGATTAACTTCTGGTATTGAGTCTTTAGATGAAAGAGAAGTTACTTTTTGGAAAAAAAATATAAAAGCTGGAAATCTATATGTAAATAGAGGAACAACTGGAGCAATTGTTCTTAGACAACCATTTGGTGGTTTAGGTAAATCTGCTATTGGAGCAGGGCGTAAAGTGGGAATTTTTAATTATATAACACAATTTGTAGATTTTAAAGAAGTATCTACTCCAAAAACTAAAAAGAAATATTCTAATAGTTTAACTCAACTTATTGCCTCTTATAAAGATAGTGAAAGTAAAGAAGATTTTGAAAAATTAGAATTATCTTTGCAATCTTATTTAGAAAATTATGAAAATGAATTTTCACAAGAGAAAGATTATTGTGAGGTTAGGGGAGAAGATAATCACTTTAGATACTTACCTTTAAAAAATGTTCTAATTAGAGTATCACATAATGATACACTTTTTGAAGCAGTTTCAAGAATATTAGCAGCGCGAGTTGCTCAAGTTCATTTCAAAGTTTCAATTGAACAAAATAATTTAGTGAAATCATTTTTAAAAGATGCTTCAAAACTATTTACTCCTCGAGATAAAATGATTGAACAAACTGATGCTGAGTTTAAAAGTATTATAAAGAACTATGATAGAGTTATTTATTCGAATATTAAAAAAGTTCCAAAAGTTGTTTTTGAGGAAGCAGCAAAAACAGCTACTTTTATTGTAAGACAAGCTCCTATGATGGAAGGTAGATTGGAATTATTAAACTATTTCCAAGAACAATCAGTATCTCATTCTTATCACAGATATGGGAATATTGGTGCTAGAGGTATAAACTAA
- a CDS encoding ABC transporter ATP-binding protein yields the protein MEYVLEIENVSKFFHGLVAIDDLTIKVKPGQIYGIIGPNGAGKTTLFNCVTGIYVPEKGTIKYKGKDITGTEPHKIAQMGVLRTFQNIRLFKEMSVAENIMAGYHTKSKQKWYHSIFHTPFYKKDELESWKKVEELMKFFNLSKFATTPTGDLSYGNQRKVEMARALAANPELLILDEPAAGLNENETKELTEIIRDISKMDIGIMMIEHDMEMVMNLTDYITVINFGKEISQGEPSFVQDDPRVIEAYIGTDDEEEEQL from the coding sequence ATGGAATACGTTTTAGAAATAGAAAATGTATCTAAATTTTTCCATGGTTTAGTTGCGATTGATGATTTAACTATTAAAGTAAAACCTGGTCAGATTTATGGAATTATTGGTCCAAATGGTGCTGGGAAGACTACTCTTTTTAACTGTGTTACAGGTATTTATGTCCCTGAAAAAGGAACTATTAAATACAAAGGTAAAGATATTACAGGAACAGAACCTCATAAAATTGCCCAAATGGGTGTTTTAAGAACGTTTCAAAATATTAGACTTTTTAAAGAGATGAGTGTAGCTGAAAATATTATGGCTGGATATCATACGAAATCAAAACAAAAATGGTATCACTCAATTTTTCATACACCTTTTTATAAAAAAGATGAATTGGAATCTTGGAAAAAAGTTGAAGAACTTATGAAGTTCTTTAATCTTTCTAAGTTTGCAACAACACCAACTGGTGATTTATCATATGGAAATCAAAGAAAAGTAGAAATGGCAAGGGCATTAGCTGCAAATCCAGAACTACTTATTTTAGATGAACCAGCAGCTGGTCTTAATGAAAATGAAACTAAAGAACTTACTGAGATTATTAGAGATATTAGTAAAATGGATATTGGTATTATGATGATTGAGCATGATATGGAAATGGTAATGAATCTTACTGATTATATTACTGTTATTAACTTTGGTAAAGAGATTTCTCAAGGTGAACCATCGTTTGTTCAAGATGATCCACGAGTTATTGAAGCTTATATTGGAACAGATGATGAAGAAGAGGAGCAATTGTAA
- a CDS encoding DUF1223 domain-containing protein, whose product MKKLLLITAFLSTILFAQDHTFESKDDRVNIIELYTSQGCSSCPPADKWLSNLKEHPKLFKDFIPMAFHITYWDFIGWKDVFATKSNDNRQRYYSSKVWKKNSVYTPQFIINAKEYRTWFTNQSFPNFKNQYGGKLNINLNNNKLQVSYFNKNIKNQKIYLNVGILGFDYEINIKRGENKYKTLEHDFVVLNHIQKFAEIKNNKLEIDTTLFNLEKNNKKKALVIWLSDYNSEILQATGGYI is encoded by the coding sequence ATGAAAAAACTTCTATTAATAACAGCCTTTCTCTCAACTATATTATTTGCACAAGATCATACTTTTGAATCAAAAGATGATAGAGTTAATATTATTGAATTATACACATCACAAGGATGTAGTTCTTGTCCTCCTGCAGATAAATGGTTATCAAATTTAAAAGAACATCCAAAACTATTTAAAGATTTTATTCCTATGGCTTTCCATATTACTTATTGGGATTTTATTGGTTGGAAGGATGTATTTGCAACTAAATCTAATGATAACAGACAAAGATATTACTCTAGTAAAGTTTGGAAAAAAAATTCAGTATATACGCCACAATTCATAATAAATGCAAAAGAGTATAGAACATGGTTTACAAATCAAAGTTTTCCAAATTTTAAAAATCAATATGGAGGAAAACTAAACATAAATCTAAATAATAACAAACTTCAAGTCTCTTATTTTAATAAAAATATTAAAAATCAAAAAATTTATTTAAATGTAGGTATTTTAGGCTTTGACTATGAAATTAACATAAAAAGAGGTGAAAATAAATATAAAACTTTAGAACATGATTTTGTAGTTTTAAATCATATTCAAAAATTTGCAGAAATTAAAAATAATAAATTAGAAATAGATACAACATTATTCAATTTAGAAAAAAACAATAAGAAAAAAGCTTTAGTAATATGGTTAAGTGATTACAATTCTGAAATTCTTCAAGCAACAGGAGGATATATCTAA
- a CDS encoding branched-chain amino acid ABC transporter permease encodes MDIFLQQLINGLTIGSLYALVALGYTMVYGVMKLINFAHGDLVAFSAYVGLTIFTQLFGASAASFINIIIIFLLTAIIVAFIGVLLERLAYRPLRTAPRLSAVVSALGAALVIQNGIMLIWGPNMQIFPADLLPSTSWNFGGVIISFTQVCILALSAVLMAALFIFINKTKMGTAIRATAIDQDAAKLMGINVNRVIMTIFVIGSMLGAIGGLFIGLYYRALTFDMGWLYGLNAFIAAIIGGIGNIPGAMLGGLMLGLFNALIAGYISTEWAETFTFILLIVILIVRPTGILGEKVAEKV; translated from the coding sequence ATGGATATTTTTCTTCAACAGTTAATAAATGGTTTAACTATAGGAAGTTTATATGCATTGGTTGCTTTAGGTTATACTATGGTTTACGGTGTGATGAAGTTAATTAACTTCGCACACGGTGACCTTGTAGCCTTTTCAGCTTATGTGGGACTGACTATTTTTACACAATTATTTGGGGCAAGTGCGGCTTCATTTATTAATATCATTATTATCTTTTTATTAACAGCAATTATTGTGGCTTTTATAGGTGTTCTTCTTGAGCGTCTGGCTTATAGGCCTTTAAGAACGGCACCAAGACTTAGTGCAGTTGTTTCTGCACTTGGTGCAGCATTAGTAATTCAAAATGGAATTATGCTTATTTGGGGACCAAATATGCAAATCTTTCCTGCTGATTTATTACCAAGCACCTCTTGGAATTTTGGTGGTGTAATTATTTCATTTACACAAGTTTGTATTTTAGCATTATCAGCAGTTTTAATGGCAGCACTTTTTATTTTTATTAATAAAACAAAAATGGGTACAGCTATTAGAGCAACTGCAATTGATCAAGATGCCGCAAAACTAATGGGTATCAATGTAAATAGAGTTATTATGACTATTTTTGTTATTGGTTCTATGCTTGGAGCTATTGGTGGATTGTTTATTGGACTTTATTATAGAGCGTTAACATTTGATATGGGGTGGCTTTATGGCTTAAATGCCTTTATTGCAGCAATTATTGGTGGTATTGGTAATATTCCAGGAGCTATGCTTGGGGGTTTAATGCTAGGGTTATTTAATGCACTTATTGCAGGATATATTTCAACAGAATGGGCTGAAACGTTTACATTTATTTTACTAATCGTAATTTTAATTGTAAGACCTACCGGTATTCTTGGTGAAAAAGTAGCGGAGAAAGTATAA